The genomic stretch GAGAGATTACAAGTATTTTCAAAAATGCTTGAAAGGGGAGGGATACTTCATCTATTCTATGTATATAGTATATTGGTAATATTTCATCATATAATCACTCCTTATCTGTCTGCATTTATGGGAGTTGAAATATATAGCCTTCCTATTCCAGGAGAATTAACAGCACTAATTGGAAGCCTAGGAGCAGTTATATTAGGTAAGAAACATCTGGATAAAAAATTAAAAAACTAAATTTACCAAAAAAGTGAATGGAAACAAGAAAGAAGTTCAGAAGTTCTGTATGAACTTCTTTTTATATTAAAAAAAGAGTGGAAAAGATTTTATTTTTAGTAAAAATTCAGTATTTGATCTCATTTAATATAATATCTTTAAATTGTAATCTTTCAAAAAAAATGATAGAATAAAGAATAATTTTATAAATTATCAAAGGATGTAGAATATGATAGTAATGCCTTTTATTTGTCTTTTTTTAGGAATTGTTATAGGAAGAAAAAATCTTTCAAAAAAAATGATGGAAAAAATAGATATTTCTGTAAACATAGTTGTAGTAATTTTAATGGCTACTATTGGTATGAATATAGGAATTAATGAAGAAATAATATCAGAACTTGGAAAAATAGGATGGAATTGTGCAGTTATTTCTATTTTTGGAATGGGTTTTAGTATAATTTTTACTGTTATATTAGAAAAAAGTATTCTTCCCTTAGAGGAGATAAAAAATAAAATAAATCTTGAAAATCTTAGAGATAAGAAAGAAGTTGAGCAGGAGAAAAGTGAAAAGTCATTGTTGACTATAGTTATTCCAGTAAGTGTAATATCAGGTGTAATGATTGGCATTTTTTTCATGGATAAAACCTATGAAATATTTTTAAACTACTCTCTGATTATTTCATTGGTAATGTTGTATACAGGAGTGGGAATATTTCTTGGAAGTAATTTAAATGTATTGAAATATATAAAAGAAATAGGAATAAAAATTTTATTAATATCTTTAGCAATAGCTGTTGGAAGTATTTTAGGAGGAGTTGTA from Fusobacterium sp. encodes the following:
- a CDS encoding lysine exporter LysO family protein; the protein is MIVMPFICLFLGIVIGRKNLSKKMMEKIDISVNIVVVILMATIGMNIGINEEIISELGKIGWNCAVISIFGMGFSIIFTVILEKSILPLEEIKNKINLENLRDKKEVEQEKSEKSLLTIVIPVSVISGVMIGIFFMDKTYEIFLNYSLIISLVMLYTGVGIFLGSNLNVLKYIKEIGIKILLISLAIAVGSILGGVVSGKMLGVPIEISVISAGGMGYYSLTGAFMTSRFGIEAGTYGFIVNIMREFFTIFFLPVLVKISKGSAIASGGAGNMDTMLVPVTKFVGTELGLVTLITGIILTFFVPVILPLLGRIFV